From Synchiropus splendidus isolate RoL2022-P1 chromosome 10, RoL_Sspl_1.0, whole genome shotgun sequence, the proteins below share one genomic window:
- the LOC128765979 gene encoding collagen alpha-3(VI) chain, giving the protein MKGHRLLPLCALLGLLFVGLPKIDAQDDCTHGLPADIYFLVDSSWSMGKENFEHVRQFLYSTIQALHHVSEGKFQFALVQYNSKPGTEFQLNSYPTTQGVLAHVKAMSYRGGGTRTGLGLSYLIQKHLNSASGSRASDGVAQVVVVLTDGRSQDDVAEPSQVLQMAGVEVFAVGVQDAVDWELREMASQPHETHVFSVDSFLTLWDIVQDLVVGICGAVTQSGGSPVAHEAPVVRRGTAQESADLVLLIDGSQNVGPANFPYVRDLALRIIEGLDVGRDSVRVALALYANGPEIKFYLNSYDSKATVLEAVKGLAYPGGQESNLGMALEEVATSLFSQTAGGRADEGVPQMLLVISAGPSTDDTGAGDRAVKKAGIITFGFGIGDSSTSELETVATDKSFVVNAADFRSAASVTDRLLPYLNGVVQRTIIIQTEFTEGM; this is encoded by the exons ATGAAGGGGCATCGGTTGCTACCGCTATGCGCCCTTCTGGGGCTCCTCTTTGTTGGACTTCCAAAAATTGATGCTCAGGATG attGCACACATGGGTTGCCAGCCGATATATACTTTCTAGTGGATTCATCATGGAGTATGGGCAAAGAGAACTTTGAGCATGTCAGACAGTTTCTGTACAGCACAATACAAGCTCTGCACCACGTCTCAGAGGGAAAGTTTCAGTTTGCCCTGGTGCAATACAATAGCAAGCCAGGGACTGAATTCCAGCTCAACAGCTACCCGACCACACAGGGAGTCCTGGCGCACGTCAAGGCTATGTCTTATCGCGGTGGGGGCACTAGGACCGGCCTGGGATTGAGTTACCTGATCCAGAAACACCTGAATTCAGCCTCGGGCAGCCGGGCAAGTGACGGAGTGGCTCAAGTGGTGGTGGTTCTGACAGACGGGCGCTCCCAGGATGACGTGGCCGAGCCGTCTCAGGTGCTGCAGATGGCAGGCGTGGAAGTGTTTGCAGTCGGAGTTCAGGACGCTGTGGACTGGGAGCTCAGGGAAATGGCTAGCCAGCCCCATGAGACTCACGTTTTTAGCGTAGACTCTTTTTTGACTTTGTGGGACATTGTCCAAGATTTGGTAGTGGGGATTTGCGGCGCAGTGACCCAGTCAGGGGGGTCTCCCGTGGCTCACGAGGCCCCCGTGGTTCGAAGAGGGACAG CACAAGAGTCTGCCGACCTAGTTCTCTTAATTGACGGATCACAGAACGTTGGACCAGCAAACTTCCCATACGTGCGTGATTTGGCTTTGAGAATCATTGAGGGCCTGGATGTGGGCCGGGATTCTGTCCGCGTGGCCTTAGCCTTGTATGCCAACGGCCCAGAAATCAAGTTCTATCTTAATAGCTATGACAGCAAAGCAACAGTCCTCGAAGCTGTCAAAGGACTCGCCTACCCAGGTGGCCAGGAATCTAACCTGGGCATGGCCTTGGAGGAAGTGGCCACGAGCCTCTTCAGTCAGACAGCTGGCGGCAGGGCAGATGAGGGTGTGCCCCAGATGCTGCTGGTCATCAGTGCTGGGCCATCCACTGACGATACTGGGGCTGGTGACCGGGCCGTTAAAAAGGCTGGCATTATCACGTTTGGCTTTGGAATTGGTGATTCATCCACTAGTGAACTGGAGACTGTTGCCACGGACAAATCGTTTGTCGTAAACGCTGCTGATTTCAGGTCAGCAGCGAGCGTGACTGACCGGCTGCTGCCTTATCTTAATGGGGTGGTCCAGCGAACCATTATAATTCAGACAGAGTTCACAGAAGGTATGTAA